A single region of the Lotus japonicus ecotype B-129 chromosome 4, LjGifu_v1.2 genome encodes:
- the LOC130710279 gene encoding small RNA 2'-O-methyltransferase produces the protein MEKKEQPAVAKRKLTVTPKAVIHQKFGKKACYVVEEVKEVCQAECPGLNIPQMGPCLYRCTLQLPELSVMSGTFKKKKDAEQCAAEMAIEKLGICSETGDPSPQEAQESLVSRLTYLFSEKFLIPEPDHPHPLSGHLRATLWRKGDLCGAVPVSSIAAYDPKIFSLCKCIDPEVESNPLLVISYIMRATAKLHGFLATSEQHLWVRKLSPYPQDVIESLMKEDGSRECIQVAAVCIPSSMEKSVETVTLHISLREYYLDVIADKLGLDNGTNVMISRNLSKVSSETRLFFAAPKSHPLDPSSKFANGKETLHSEGSLNVRATYLSGQDIVGDAVLSSIGYTRKSRDLFFEDVTVRSYYRMLLGKTPEGIYKLSREAILAAELPSRFTTRANWRGSFPRDILLMFCRQHRLSEPLFSVVNPPLKVADAGTKATEHVNGASGTASPKQSDKEVFKCEIKLLSRLEDIILLCSPEDCFKKQNDAIQNASLKILSWLNKYFKSMTVSIEGLYETAGNFNIQICSQNLLRDILAGQSIRDCQLNAIQCNELLEPICINSSYDMTGNGGCSLKIEGLDSGVYPSNGSLPCISYSVSLVVEGENMKEVIEGCNEFEFEMGVGAVIPSVEEVVMQMSVGQCAYFTTNLVTSDLIFASVGDSVKMLSLLSSKTFCVEYEISLTKVAEPPEERMEQALFSPPLSKQRVEFAVQQIVESRATSLVDFGCGSGSLLEALLNYTISLEKIVGVDISQKGLARAAKVLNSKLVTNAGVQQTNIQSITFYEGSITSFDSRLHGFDIGTCLEVIEHMDEDQACLFGDVALSCFCPRILIVSTPNFEYNVVLQKSNPSTQDEEDSDEKTLLQSCKFRNHDHKFEWTREQFEQWASDLAARHNYSVEFSGVGGSADVEPGFASQIAVFKRDWKLEDDILKQADTERHYNVIWEWNSINN, from the exons CTTGGCATCTGTTCCGAGACTGGTGATCCTTCTCCTCAGGAAGCTCAGGAAAGTTTGGTTTCTCGACTCACCTACTTATTTTCAGAAAAG TTTCTTATACCTGAACCTGATCATCCACATCCACTCAGTGGTCACCTTCGAGCAACTTTGTGGAGGAAAGGAGATCTTTGCGGAGCAGTTCCTGTTTCTTCCATTGCTGCCTATGATCCGAAGATTTTTAGCTTGTGTAAATGTATTGATCCTGAGGTGGAGTCAAATCCACTTTTGGTTATTTCGTACATAATGAGGGCCACTGCAAAGTTACATGGGTTTCTTGCTACTTCTGAACAGCATCTCTGGGTCAGAAAGCTGAGTCCATATCCCCAGGATGTCATTGAGTCATTAATGAAAGAAGATGGTTCACGAGAATGCATCCAGGTTGCTGCCGTATGCATTCCTAGTTCAATGGAAAAATCTGTTGAAACAGTGACACTTCATATATCCTTAAGAGAGTACTATCTTGATGTCATTGCAGATAAACTTGGTTTAGACAATGGCACCAATGTTATGATTTCAAG GAATTTGAGTAAAGTTTCTTCTGAGACAAGACTGTTCTTTGCTGCTCCAAAATCACATCCACTGGACCCGTCTTCTAAATTTGcaaatggaaaagaaacccttcaCTCTGAGGGATCTCTAAATGTAAGGGCAACATACTTGTCGGGGCAAGATATCGTTGGTGATGCAGTATTATCATCCATTGGGTATACACGGAAATCTAGAGATCTTTTCTTTGAGGATGTAACGGTTCGGTCATATTACAG GATGCTTCTAGGGAAGACCCCAGAGGGAATTTATAAATTATCCAGAGAGGCGATACTTGCAGCTGAGTTGCCTTCAAGATTCACCACAAGAGCAAACTGGAGGGGTTCCTTTCCCAGGGATATACTTCTTATGTTTTGCCGCCAGCACCGTCTGTCTGAGCCTCTCTTTTCTGTCGTAAACCCTCCTTTAAAGGTTGCAGATGCAGGCACAAAAGCCACTGAACATGTCAATGGGGCCTCCGGAACTGCAAGTCCAAAGCAATCTGATAAAGAGGTGTTTaaatgtgaaataaaattaCTTTCTAGGCTTGAGGATATAATACTTTTGTGTTCTCCAGAAGATTGTTTTAAGAAGCAGAATGATGCAATTCAGAATGCTTCATTGAAAATACTATCATGGCTGAACAAGTATTTTAAGAGTATGACTGTTTCTATTGAGGGGCTTTACGAGACTGCAGGCAACTTCAATATCCAGATTTGTTCCCAAAACCTTTTGAGGGACATTTTGGCTGGTCAATCAATTCGTGACTGTCAACTTAATGCAATTCAATGCAATGAGTTACTTGAACCAATCTGTATTAATTCATCATATGACATGACGGGTAATGGAGGTTGCTCATTAAAGATTGAAGGTCTGGACTCTGGTGTCTATCCATCCAATGGATCCTTACCTTGTATAAGTTATTCAGTTTCTTTGGTTGTGGAGGGTGAGAATATGAAAGAAGTTATTGAAGGTTGTAATGAGTTTGAGTTTGAGATGGGGGTTGGTGCTGTAATTCCCTCTGTTGAGGAGGTTGTGATGCAGATGTCTGTTGGCCAGTGTGCTTATTTCACTACGAACTTAGTCACTTCTGATTTGATTTTTGCTTCAGTTGGTGATTCAGTAAAAATGCTGTCCTTATTATCTTCTA AAACCTTCTGTGTGGAGTATGAAATAAGTTTGACCAAAGTTGCAGAACCTCCAGAGGAAAGAATGGAGCAGGCTCTTTTCAGCCCTCCGCTCTCAAAGCAACGGGTGGAATTTGCAGTACAACAGATTGTAGAATCACGTGCTACTTCTTTG GTTGATTTTGGATGTGGATCTGGAAGCTTGTTGGAAGCATTGTTAAATTATACAATTTCTCTGGAGAAAATTGTTGGTGTTGATATTTCACAGAAGGGTCTTGCCCGTGCTGCGAAG GTACTTAATTCTAAATTAGTCACAAATGCTGGTGTGCAACAGACAAACATACAGTCAATAACTTTTTATGAAGGTTCAATTACAAGTTTTGATTCAAGGTTGCATGGATTTGATATTGGCACTTGTTTAGAG GTGATTGAACATATGGATGAAGATCAAGCTTGTCTATTTGGAGATGTGGCATTAAGTTGTTTTTGTCCAAGGATTCTCATTGTTTCTACGCCAAACTTTGAATACAATGTCGTGCTCCAGAAGTCGAATCCCTCGACCCAAGACGAAGAGGACTCGGATGAGAAAACCCTCTTACAATCATGCAAGTTTCGCAACCATGACCACAAATTTGAGTGGACCAGAGAGCAGTTCGAACAATGGGCATCTGACTTAGCTGCGCGGCACAATTACAGTGTGGAGTTCAGTGGGGTTGGTGGTTCTGCTGATGTTGAACCAGGCTTTGCCTCGCAGATTGCTGTGTTTAAAAGGGATTGGAAACTTGAAGATGACATCCTGAAGCAAGCTGATACAGAACGCCATTATAACGTAATATGGGAATGGAATAGTATAAACAACTGa